The Bacillus sp. B-jedd sequence TGATGCTGTTAACTACATAAATAGCAAATAATAAAATCGCTCGTTATCTTCAAAGCTCCGTTTTCAAACGGAGCTTTCTTCTGTATTATAGAGATTATGGGTATACTCGTTTTAATACATAAAATGCTGATAGAAAAGGCAGGCTGACAGCCGCCGCAAAAGAAGTACCCAAAAATTCAAATTAGCCAATATATAATAAAGCAAGGTGGAGACTTATGCGCAAGAACAATAAGGACAAGGAATCAGCTGCAAGCCGCGCAAAAGAAAATCTTTTTAAAGAGTTTCAGGCCCGGGTCGGCATTCAATTTTCGGATGAGAAATTATTAAGACAGGCTTTCACTCATTCCTCTTATGTTAATGAACATCGCCGCAAGCCGTTTGAAGACAACGAGCGCCTTGAATTCCTGGGCGATGCCGTCCTTGAACTCACCGTGTCAAAGTTCCTTTTTAAAAAATATCCAATGATGAGTGAGGGGGAGCTTACAAAGCTCCGCGCAGCGATTGTCTGTGAGCCATCCTTGGTATCTTTTGCAAATGAACTTTCATTCGGAAAACTGATTTTGTTGGGCAAAGGCGAGGAAATGACTGGCGGCCGTGAACGGCCCGCTCTTTTGGCCGATGTGTTTGAAGCTTTTATTGGGGCGTTATATCTGGATAAAGGTATTGAAGCGGTCATTGAATTTTTGGAAGAGGTAGTTTATCCAAAAGTCAATGCCGGCGCATTTTCGCACGTCATGGATTTTAAAAGCCAACTGCAGGAGTATGTTCAAAGGGACGGCGCGGGAAGCATCGAATATAAAGTACTACAGGAAAAAGGGCCGGCGCATAACCGGGAGTTTGTATCCAGGGTTTCCTTAAATGGAAAGGAACTTGGAACCGGGACAGGGCGTTCCAAAAAAGAAGCTGAGCAACTTGCCGCGCAAATGGCACTATCCCGGCTAAAACCAGGGGAGCAGCATTAACAGCATAGAAGCGGCGGATGCCGGGGGAGGAGCAAGGAATGTACTTAAAACGGCTTGATGTTGTAGGGTTCAAATCTTTCGCTGAACGGATCGGCGTTGACTTCGTTCCAGGTGTAACAGCGGTAGTCGGACCGAACGGAAGCGGAAAGAGTAATGTCATTGACGCAATCCGCTGGGTTTTAGGTGAGCAGTCGGCAAAATCGCTCCGAGGCACGAAAATGGAAGATATCATTTTTGCCGGAAGCGATTCGCGCAAGCCGCTTAATTTCGCGGAAGTGACTCTTAC is a genomic window containing:
- the rnc gene encoding ribonuclease III is translated as MRKNNKDKESAASRAKENLFKEFQARVGIQFSDEKLLRQAFTHSSYVNEHRRKPFEDNERLEFLGDAVLELTVSKFLFKKYPMMSEGELTKLRAAIVCEPSLVSFANELSFGKLILLGKGEEMTGGRERPALLADVFEAFIGALYLDKGIEAVIEFLEEVVYPKVNAGAFSHVMDFKSQLQEYVQRDGAGSIEYKVLQEKGPAHNREFVSRVSLNGKELGTGTGRSKKEAEQLAAQMALSRLKPGEQH